AATAGGAGTTTCGTTACTGATATCAAACCAACACATTTTCTGTCGCCTAActatgacaaatataaaaagtttattttacaaaacCATCCACCTAActtctgtctgcctcttcaTGTCCACGTCACCGTAGTCCAGACATCTTGCAGGTCCTCCTAGACGATCCCAAGACATGCCCAGGTCTGTTGATATACACTCCGGTGTGTTCTGGGTCTcctggggtctcctcccaggTGGGCTTACACACAGCTGTTCCAGATGTTTGGAGCATTGTAGTTTGTACAGTTTTGTTCTTCATGGTATAAGCTGCTCCCAATCCTTTGGGGAAGGAAACTCACTTTGGTTTTTCCGGACACTGCCCAAAGCCCACGAACACAGACGAAGGTTACGATGTCTCATATTCGtaattgtaaaagaaaaaacatgaactgaGCCGTCATTGGATACCAGCTGCTGGTACCTTTCAGACAGCCTTTGATTCTCTGAACTAGAGACACATTTTCCTTTAAAATCATGGACAAAGCTCCAGATGAAGCTCTACTCCACCTTTGGCCAAATAAACCACAGTCCCTGCATTCAGGCTCCGTCCTGTTAAGAAGAAGATTCACGCTCCGTTACCACAGAGTCCGTCTCGTCTTAACGCTCCTGTTCTGATGGCACGGTGAGGTGTGACCGGACTCGCCCGGactcagctgtgttttgttgtgaggTGAGGTCTGATCACACCTGACAGATGTTGTAGTAGACGGTGTGTGCGTGCCTCTCACTCATTGTCTCGAGCATGCTGTCTTTGTGAGTGTGGATCTCCGTCATTGGCACGTCGACGCTGTGGGAGTTGTTGTGGGGAGTTTGCGTTCCGTAGGACGGTACGGGCTGGAGAGGGAACGCAGGAAGATGTGTTAGCCAGGTAACCAGGCTACTTCCACacgttatgctaagctaggctgaGCCTCACATAAATATattcactgaaatatttttaaattcacGTGGAGTTAAAATAAGAGTTAAAACTTTCTTCAGTTCAAACTTTCCCAGTTCAGGATGTGAATGATCTAGTTAATTGATTTAGTCAACTGACTATAGAAATTAGCAGGTGTTTATTAAGGCACTTTTCTGCCCGGCAACAGCGACAGACACAGAGCGCTACAGAGGGGGCGGGGCTTGTCAAAGCCTCAATAGGATCAGGATGAGAGCTCTAATCTATTATTGGTTTAAGAAGGAAACCCTGCTGTCATCGAACCAACAGACATGAATGGAGGGAAGCTGGATGTTCACAGTGTTTACCTTTCCTGACTCACTGAGGGGGAAATCTTTCCGACAGAGGTGGGCGATAATTCCTGCCGCCAGCGCATCGCCCAGGACGTTGATCATAGTCCGAAACCTGTcgctgcagagacagaggatgCACTGTGAGATATcacttctgcttctgtttgcAGTGGAAAGTCTCATAGTAAACAGCACATTTCAATATTTCCATTGTATGCTGCTGAACCTTTCAGAGATCTGaggttatgtaaaaaaaaataacctgtTGACACGCTACAACATTAAAAGCtgattatcattatcatcatcatattatAAGTTGGGAACCTGGAATCTTAAAGTCAGACCAACTGTTTTAGAATATAAGAAGTCTCtggatttattctttttaataacgctgttatactgaagctgaccaataataaataaaaatacttctgaacattaatgtgacttctGCTGATCACCATAGCACCATGTGTTTCGATGTAGACGTGCATGCACACTCACGTCCTGCTGAGTGAGCTGTTCTGTGTCACACAACCGCTCACTCTGATTTTAACCGGGACATTCTGCAACCAGCGTACAGACATTAAAGGAGTTCTACACGTTTGGAAGGCTGGGCTCAGAGGAGAGGCCCGGATAAGGCTCGGTCCAGCTCGGACTGAAACAGCCGGAATGAGTTTTCAAGGCTGCATGATGCTAGCAGAtcattttctgacccagagtgcggccgtgactggttctgaatgagAACAGCCTCTCCCTTCTTCCTGGAACTGCGTACCTGCTCAGAAATGGACCTTTGTTGTGCTACTCACAGGATCCAGTCGATGGCCACGATAAGTGTGATGTCATCTGGAGGCAAGCCCACTGATGTCAGTACgatcaccatggtaaccagACCGGCCTGAGGAATCCCCGCCGCCCCGATGCTGGCGGCCGTAGCTGTGATGCTGCCGGACAGACACCAGAAGAAGAAAGTTTCATTCACCACATCCACCAAATCATCGTTAGTACaaacacagagtgacagagacaccgttcagctgatcacaggtcagtgtagcaGTCTGTGTGTTGGTTTACCTGATGGTGACCAGCTGGCCAAGGTCCAGCTCATAGTCATTAACCTGAGCAATAAAGATGGCCGCCACGGCCTCGTACAGCGCCGTGCCGTCCATGTTGATAGTGGCGCCCACGGGGAGGACAAAGCGGGCGATCTGTCGGTCTACGCTGCAGTTTTCCAACAAACACTTCATGGTGATGGGCAACGTGGCAGAGCTGAGAAGAGGCAACGTTGGAAAACAGGCTTCATTAACACCTGAACACGcgcacagagcagcaggttaGACCAGGACCGTCCAGGACTCACCTGGACGAGGTAGCCAGAGCAATCACCAAGGCCTGCAGGAGTCCTCGGATGAAGGAGAAGGGGTTCTTCTTGGTGAGGATGAAgtagaagagagggaggaggatgagcCCGTGGACGAAGAGGCCGGCGAGCACCGTGATGCCGTACCAGCCCAGCTTCTTTCCCAGCGTGCTCGGGTCCTGCATGTCCAGGATCTTTCCTGCCACCAGGAAGATGATCCCAAACGGGAAGTACCTGAGAGGACGGAAGAACCTGCTGATCATTTATTACAGTCTAAACATGCACGTTTGTCCTGAGGGGGGCGCCACAGgagttcatcctctggggaacaggAATATCCACTGCAGATTTACAGTCTATGTTTGATGTTATTATAATGTTATAGAAgttatatatgtttgtttgagtctgaaGTGAACTGTCTCTTCagtgttcaggtcttcaggcTTCGTGTGGACTGTTTTTAATCTGCTCAGCAGgaagtgatgatgtcacatgatgatgtcacagccaGCACGTTTTCATCACCTGACCACCTGACAGGTCATTAGGTCAGATCCACAAAGCCCTCCCAGTCAGAGGACAAACCTCAGCTACCGACCTGAACATGGAGATACATGCTGACAGAGTAtttatattgatattgatatttattatttgatggTATTCTGCCGTTATTGTGGATCAGATTCAACCAGATTCTGCTGGTCCAAAGTAcgtaaataaaaatacaattctGTGATCACTAACAGATCCATCGGAAcgttttaatgtttctttaatgtttctgtgtactgtgtgtacaatgtactgtgtgtactacGTACTATGTGATGTGTactatgtactgtgtgtactgcgTACTATGTAATGTGTAcaatgtactgtgtgtactgtgtgtacattTAGAGTTTCCTCTCACCACACAGCAGCGTTGATGATCTTCATGACGCACTCGTTGATGCACTGACAGACGTTGACCAGTGGAGCTCCTCGCTCCCCCATCCTGCCCAGCAACAgacctacaacaacaacaacatcacaccTTGAAAAAACCTGAAACACCTTGAAAGAACCTTAAAAAAACGTCATAGTTTGATCTTAAAGTCTCCATGAAACAGGACCGATCACCGTCCGGCTCACCCATGGTGGCGGAGAAGATGACGATGCCAAGGACGTTCATCTGTTGGCTGGTGCCGGGACTCGTCTTGTATGTGATCTCCGGAGGGGGGGTCAGCTCTAGGTACACCGTCCGACCTTTAGGGTCACTGTCATCAGGGATGACGTAGACAAAGTTGGACTGAATGGTTTTGGTCGGGACTTTGAGGATGGGAACGAGGTCTGTCTTGTACTGAAGGAACACAGTGGGTTTGTTACAGGAAGTTTAAACAGACTGGATTTGGACCTGAATGTGTCCCGATGACTGTCTCACCTGTTGGAACGTGGCCTCGATCAGATTGGAGGGAACCATGttcctgaaaaacacacatgatgTTCACATGATGACAGCTTTCTACcagaaccagcatgaacttCTTTCAGGAGCTCGTCTGTTGGGTTGGACCACATGGGCCAGCCTTCAGATTTGACTCCATGGTGTATACACAGCATCACCTCACCTCTACAGGTGAGTGAGCGAGCTCAGTGTGTTCACTCTGTGACATCAGGAAGGTAAACACACGAGTTTGGAGGGAAAGAGTTGTTAGGGTCACCTGACCTTTGGTGGCGGTCAGAGGTCAACGGGATGATGATGCGTTGGACCAGTCCGTGATCGAAGAGTGCCAACGTGCCGCGGCAGAGATCATTGCACCGCAGCGCGCTCACTCGGTTAATCTGTCACTCATCCTCACAGGATTACTAAAAATATACTAATGAGCCCACCAGGTAATGGgattgaggtgtgtgtgtgtgtgtgtgtgtgtgtgtgtgtacactatCTGTTGATCTAAGTgttgttcagtctgtttctgtgaACTTGTTATTCTCGTCAGTAAATGAAGATAaatcatcacttcctgtctgacagaTCAGTTCTTCCTGGAAATGAACCTGTAAATTTAGTTGACATCACGAAGTTTAAAcgttatttaaacattttttaaacgttTCTCCAGAGATTCCAAACTCATTAAATCGTCCTGGAGGAAACGTCTGTTTCTATTAACGAGGTTCATTAACAACTCAATCAGGAGCTCGTTTTGTTTTAACGTTATCCGATAAAACGTTAGATTGGATCAGTAGACGGATGTTGCTCGACACAGGAAGCTTTCTCTGATTCATGAACCTCGAggtttcatgaaaacaaacaacagcagaggaagagtgatgaagagtgaggaagagtgatgaagagtgaggaagagtgatgatgaagagtcatgaacagtgatgaagagtgagGAACAGTGAAGAAGAGTGAGGAAGagtgatgaagagtgatgaagAGTGAGGAAGAGTGAGGAACAGTGAGGAAGAGTGATGAAGAGTGAGGAAGAGTGAGGAACAGTGAGGAAGAGTGATGAAGAGTGAGGAAGAGTGATGAAGAGTGAGgaacagtgatgaagagtgagGAAGAGTGAGGAAGGGTGATGAAGAGTGATAAGGagtgatgaagagtgatgaagagtcatgaacagtgatgaagagtaaggaagagtgaggaagagtgatgaacagtgatgaagagtgaggaagagtgaggaagagtgatgaacagtgatgaagagtcatgaacagtgatgaagagTCATGAAGTGTGATGAACAGTCATGAAGagtgatgaagagtgatgaacagtgatgaagagtcatgaacagtgatgaagagtgaggaagagtgatgaacagtgatgaagagTCATGAACAGTGATGAAGGGTCATGAAGAGTCATGAAGAGTCATGAACAGTGCTGAAGAGTGATGAAGAGTCatgaacagtgatgaagagtgatgaaCAGTCATGAAGGGTCatgaacagtgatgaagagtcatgaagagtgatgaagagtgatgaaCAGTCATGAAGAGTgatgaacagtgatgaagagTCATGAAGAGTCATGAACAGTGATAAAGGGTCATGAAGAGTCatgaacagtgatgaagagTCACATGAAGAGTGATGAAGGGTGATGAACAGTCATGAAGAGTgatgaacagtgatgaagagtcatgaacagtgatgaagagTCATGAAGAGTGATGAACAGTCATGAAGAGTCATGAACAGTCATGAAGAGTCATGAACAGTGATGAAGGGTGATGAAGAGTCACATGAAGAGTCATGAACAGTGATGAATAGTCATGAAGAGTCATGAAGAGTGACAAAGAGTGATgatgaacagtgatgaagagTCACGAAGAGTGATGAAGAGTCATGAAGAGTGATGAACAGTGATGAAGGGTCATGAAGAGTCATGAAGAGTgatgaacagtgatgaagagtcatgaacagtgatgaagagtgatgatgaacagtgatgaagagTCATGAAGAGTGATGAAGAGTCATGAAGAGTCATGAAGAGTgatgaacagtgatgaagagtgatgaagagtgatgaacagtgatgaagagtgatgatggagtgatgaagagtgatgatggagtgatgaagagtgatgaagagtgatgaacagtgatgaagagtgatgatggagtgatgaagagtgatgaagagtgatgaacagtgatgaagagtgatgatggagtgatgaagagtgatgatggagtgatgaagagtgatgaagagtgatgaacagtgatgaagagtgatgatggagtgatgaagagtgatgaagagtgatgatgaacagtgatgaagagtgatgatgaagagtgatgaagagtgatgaagagtgatgatgaagagtgatgatggagtgatgaagagtgatgaagagtgatgaaccgtgatgaagagtgatgatggagtgatgaagagtgatgaagAGCAGTGCAGTTCTGCCATATTTGATTCCTGAACTTTCAGCTGTTGGACTGTTATGTTCGTTTCTATGG
Above is a window of Larimichthys crocea isolate SSNF chromosome XVII, L_crocea_2.0, whole genome shotgun sequence DNA encoding:
- the LOC104935748 gene encoding excitatory amino acid transporter 5-like, whose product is MMMMKNRISDCRFVTLPDASRGPTENLDGMEDLLLPSGEEEARSDHSSYVPGDTGRMMGDQVKTFLHATVKEDLKRDVTNFLKKNGLLTLSVIAVITGCTLGFMLRGTHLSTQAKIYFSFPGELLMRMLKMLILPLITSSLMSGLSSMESKACCRMGVLTVTYYLWTTFIAVVVGIILVLIIKPGVGTEVESNRLGGGPVMTSADALLDLIRNMVPSNLIEATFQQYKTDLVPILKVPTKTIQSNFVYVIPDDSDPKGRTVYLELTPPPEITYKTSPGTSQQMNVLGIVIFSATMGLLLGRMGERGAPLVNVCQCINECVMKIINAAVWYFPFGIIFLVAGKILDMQDPSTLGKKLGWYGITVLAGLFVHGLILLPLFYFILTKKNPFSFIRGLLQALVIALATSSSSATLPITMKCLLENCSVDRQIARFVLPVGATINMDGTALYEAVAAIFIAQVNDYELDLGQLVTISITATAASIGAAGIPQAGLVTMVIVLTSVGLPPDDITLIVAIDWILDRFRTMINVLGDALAAGIIAHLCRKDFPLSESGKPVPSYGTQTPHNNSHSVDVPMTEIHTHKDSMLETMSERHAHTVYYNICQV